In the Streptomyces sp. f51 genome, one interval contains:
- a CDS encoding HAMP domain-containing sensor histidine kinase has protein sequence MNRRPGHSARLRLTLSYAGFLFVAGTLLLAVMWVFVLRWLPTADPRLLQKTYGAVIIVGPSRTDLLRGFAPAAGVALAFLLAFGLLGGWILAGRMLSPLARITGAVRTAAHGSLSHRIRMKGRQDEFRELSDAFDSMLEQLESHVAEQRRFAANASHELRTPLTISRTLLDVARKDPTRDRDELIEQLHAVNTRAIDLTEALLLLSRSDRGDFPRESVDLSLIAEEAAETLLPLAEQRRITLDVTGEAARTSGSAELLLRMVANLVQNAVVHNIPDGGTVTVHTEAHGDTSVLRVENTGRPLAPELLPTLTEPFRRGTERVRTDEHAGVGLGLAIVAGVVRAHDGTLELLARPEGGLLVTVRLPAGP, from the coding sequence GTGAATAGACGTCCCGGGCACAGTGCCCGGCTGAGGCTCACCCTCAGCTATGCCGGGTTCCTCTTCGTCGCCGGCACCCTCCTGCTGGCCGTGATGTGGGTGTTCGTGCTGCGCTGGCTGCCGACGGCCGACCCCCGGCTCCTCCAGAAGACGTACGGCGCCGTGATCATCGTCGGGCCGAGCCGCACCGACCTCCTGCGCGGCTTCGCCCCGGCCGCGGGCGTCGCGCTGGCCTTCCTGCTGGCGTTCGGCCTGCTCGGGGGATGGATCCTCGCCGGCCGGATGCTCTCGCCGCTCGCGCGGATCACCGGCGCGGTGCGGACGGCCGCGCACGGATCGCTGTCGCACCGGATCCGCATGAAGGGCCGCCAGGACGAGTTCCGCGAACTCTCCGACGCCTTCGACTCGATGCTCGAACAACTCGAGTCCCATGTCGCCGAGCAGAGACGGTTCGCCGCGAACGCCTCCCATGAACTGCGCACCCCGCTGACGATCTCGCGCACGCTCCTGGACGTCGCCCGCAAGGACCCCACGAGGGACCGGGACGAACTCATCGAGCAGCTGCACGCCGTCAACACACGGGCGATCGACCTCACCGAGGCCCTCCTGCTGCTCAGCCGCAGCGATCGCGGGGACTTCCCCCGCGAGAGCGTCGACCTCTCCCTCATCGCCGAGGAGGCCGCCGAAACGCTGCTCCCGCTCGCCGAGCAACGCCGGATCACGCTCGACGTCACCGGCGAGGCGGCCCGGACCAGTGGTTCCGCGGAGCTCCTGCTGCGGATGGTGGCGAACCTCGTCCAGAACGCCGTCGTCCACAACATCCCCGACGGCGGCACCGTGACCGTCCACACGGAGGCGCACGGTGACACGAGCGTGCTGCGCGTCGAGAACACCGGCCGGCCGCTCGCGCCGGAACTGCTGCCGACCCTGACCGAACCGTTCCGGCGGGGCACGGAACGCGTCCGCACCGACGAGCACGCGGGCGTGGGCCTCGGACTCGCCATCGTGGCGGGCGTCGTCCGCGCCCACGACGGGACCCTCGAACTCCTCGCCCGCCCCGAGGGCGGTCTCCTCGTCACGGTCCGGCTGCCCGCAGGACCGTGA
- a CDS encoding DEAD/DEAH box helicase, with amino-acid sequence MNAKPPAPGRSDAGGQHPAPRGGSRAAPSGPGTGLPPAASFDALGLPAALVAEMTGLGVTEPFPIQAATLPNALAGHDVLGRARTGSGKTLAFGLALLARTAGLRAEAKRPLALVLVPTRELAQQVSDALEPYARTLNVRLATVVGGLSINRQQAQLRTGVEVLIATPGRLTDLVSRRDCLLNQVRITVLDEADQMCDLGFLPQVSDLMDQVRADGQRLLFSATLDHNVDQLVRKYLHDPVLASVDRVEGSVATMEHHVLNIHGADKYATATEIAARDGRVLMFLDTKAGVDQFTRHLRASGIRASALHSGKSQPQRTHTLAQFKNDEINVLVATNVAARGIHIDALDLVVNVDPPADAKDYLHRGGRTARAGESGKVVTLVTPDQRRDVNRLMSEAGIRPTETQVRSGEAALSAITGARRPPTGPKTSTGNAPFRGMGTRPGRAGKESRKTADARKAAEARAAARVRKGR; translated from the coding sequence ATGAACGCGAAGCCGCCGGCCCCCGGACGATCCGACGCCGGCGGGCAGCACCCGGCGCCGCGGGGCGGCTCCCGGGCGGCGCCGTCCGGACCGGGCACCGGCCTGCCTCCCGCCGCTTCCTTCGACGCGCTCGGCCTGCCGGCGGCACTGGTGGCCGAGATGACCGGGCTCGGGGTGACGGAGCCCTTCCCGATCCAGGCCGCGACCCTGCCGAACGCCCTGGCCGGACACGACGTCCTCGGCCGGGCCAGGACCGGCTCCGGCAAGACGCTGGCCTTCGGACTTGCCCTGCTGGCCCGGACCGCCGGTCTCCGGGCCGAGGCCAAGCGGCCCCTGGCCCTGGTCCTGGTGCCGACCCGCGAGCTGGCCCAGCAGGTGAGCGACGCGCTGGAGCCGTACGCGCGGACCCTGAACGTACGGCTGGCGACGGTGGTGGGCGGTCTCTCGATCAACCGGCAGCAGGCACAGCTGCGCACCGGCGTCGAGGTGCTCATCGCGACGCCGGGGCGGCTGACCGATCTGGTGTCACGCCGGGACTGCCTCCTGAACCAGGTGCGGATCACGGTGCTGGACGAGGCAGACCAGATGTGCGACCTCGGCTTCCTGCCCCAGGTCTCGGACCTGATGGACCAGGTGCGTGCCGACGGGCAGCGGCTGCTGTTCTCGGCGACGCTCGACCACAACGTGGACCAGCTCGTCCGGAAGTACCTCCACGACCCGGTGCTCGCCTCGGTCGACCGGGTCGAGGGCTCGGTCGCCACGATGGAGCACCACGTACTGAACATCCACGGCGCCGACAAGTACGCGACGGCGACCGAGATCGCCGCCCGTGACGGCCGGGTGCTGATGTTCCTGGACACCAAGGCGGGCGTGGACCAGTTCACCCGTCACCTGCGGGCCAGCGGTATCCGCGCCTCCGCCCTGCACAGCGGGAAGTCGCAGCCGCAGCGCACGCACACGCTCGCCCAGTTCAAGAACGACGAGATCAACGTGCTGGTGGCCACCAACGTCGCCGCGCGGGGCATTCACATCGACGCGCTCGACCTCGTCGTCAACGTGGACCCGCCCGCCGACGCCAAGGACTATCTGCACCGCGGCGGGCGCACCGCCCGCGCCGGCGAGTCCGGGAAGGTGGTCACCCTGGTCACCCCCGACCAGCGCCGTGACGTGAACCGGCTGATGTCCGAGGCGGGCATCCGGCCCACCGAGACACAGGTGCGCTCGGGCGAGGCCGCGCTGAGCGCCATCACCGGGGCCAGGCGCCCGCCGACGGGACCGAAGACGAGTACGGGCAACGCGCCGTTCCGCGGTATGGGCACCCGTCCCGGACGCGCCGGCAAGGAGTCGCGCAAGACCGCGGACGCCCGCAAGGCGGCGGAGGCCCGCGCGGCGGCCCGGGTGCGCAAGGGGCGCTGA
- a CDS encoding sigma-70 family RNA polymerase sigma factor, with protein sequence MRRQNPVDPAALVTAARSGDPAAQDALVSAYLPLVYNIVGRALNGSVDVDDVVQNTMLRALDGLEGLRCPENFRSWLVAIAMNQVRGHWRERLLAPDGVEEAEDLADPGADFVDLTMVRLQLSGQRRETALATRWLEPDDRGVLSLWWLECAGELTRTEVAEALELSPQHAAVQVQRMKAQLETARVVVRALAAGPDCQELRGVLASWDGRPSSLWRKRIARHARDCVRCSGLWSGLMPAEGLLAGLALVAVAPGLTAALRSASGGMAATGSASRTPAAAGRGETGSAGHGRRAPRGRAASRGEARRRRRARRRALGGALVAVCVAGGGLWYFDLGPGSRTDDAGPTRAADTPVVDLSAPDASGTSSATATASPSPSPSASPSRKPKASRASRRPAVPTRSAAATSAAPTRRASGVPQTQSAPTTTVGQVVALVNKERAAAGCGPVTEDPQLEKAAQAHSDDMAARNFFEHTNPDGADPGQRITAAGYQWSTYGENIAMGQQTPQSVMDSWMNSPGHRANILNCSFKNIGVGVHRGSGGPWWTQDFGAKL encoded by the coding sequence ATGAGGAGACAGAACCCGGTGGATCCGGCGGCACTGGTGACTGCCGCCCGGTCGGGCGACCCGGCGGCTCAGGACGCCCTGGTGAGCGCCTATCTCCCCTTGGTCTACAACATCGTCGGACGCGCGCTGAACGGTTCCGTGGACGTCGACGACGTCGTGCAGAACACCATGCTCCGTGCCCTGGACGGGCTTGAGGGCCTGCGCTGTCCTGAGAACTTCCGCTCCTGGCTCGTGGCGATCGCGATGAACCAGGTCCGCGGGCACTGGCGGGAGCGCCTGCTCGCCCCGGACGGGGTGGAGGAGGCGGAGGACCTCGCGGACCCGGGCGCCGACTTCGTGGACCTGACCATGGTGCGGCTCCAGCTGTCGGGCCAGCGCCGGGAGACCGCGCTCGCGACCCGCTGGCTCGAACCCGACGACCGCGGCGTGCTCTCCCTGTGGTGGCTGGAGTGCGCCGGTGAACTGACCCGGACCGAGGTGGCCGAGGCGCTGGAACTCTCGCCACAGCACGCGGCGGTCCAAGTGCAGCGGATGAAGGCGCAGTTGGAGACCGCACGAGTGGTCGTACGAGCCCTCGCCGCCGGTCCGGACTGTCAGGAACTGCGCGGTGTCCTCGCCTCGTGGGACGGCCGGCCCTCGTCGCTGTGGCGCAAGCGGATCGCCCGGCACGCCCGCGATTGTGTCCGCTGTTCCGGACTGTGGAGCGGACTGATGCCCGCGGAGGGGCTGCTGGCCGGACTGGCGCTCGTCGCCGTGGCGCCGGGGCTGACCGCGGCGCTGCGGAGCGCGTCGGGAGGGATGGCGGCCACGGGTTCGGCATCACGCACCCCGGCCGCGGCGGGGCGCGGGGAGACGGGTTCGGCGGGGCACGGGCGCCGGGCGCCCCGCGGACGGGCGGCCTCGCGCGGCGAGGCGCGCAGGCGCCGGCGCGCACGACGCCGGGCCCTGGGCGGTGCCCTCGTGGCGGTCTGCGTGGCGGGCGGCGGACTCTGGTACTTCGACCTCGGGCCCGGATCGCGGACGGACGACGCCGGTCCCACGCGGGCCGCGGACACCCCCGTCGTGGACCTCTCGGCACCGGACGCCTCCGGCACCTCCTCCGCGACGGCCACCGCCTCGCCTTCCCCCTCGCCGTCCGCGTCCCCGTCGAGAAAGCCGAAGGCGTCCAGGGCGTCGCGTCGTCCCGCCGTGCCGACCAGGTCGGCCGCCGCGACCTCGGCCGCGCCGACGCGGAGGGCGTCCGGCGTGCCGCAGACGCAGTCGGCACCGACGACGACGGTGGGGCAGGTGGTCGCGCTCGTGAACAAGGAGCGGGCGGCCGCGGGCTGCGGTCCCGTCACGGAGGACCCGCAGCTGGAGAAGGCGGCTCAGGCCCACTCCGACGACATGGCCGCCCGGAACTTCTTCGAGCACACCAACCCCGACGGCGCCGATCCGGGGCAGCGCATCACCGCCGCCGGATACCAGTGGTCCACGTACGGCGAGAACATCGCCATGGGGCAGCAGACCCCGCAGTCCGTGATGGACTCCTGGATGAACAGCCCGGGGCACCGCGCGAACATCCTCAACTGCTCGTTCAAGAACATCGGTGTCGGTGTGCACCGGGGTTCGGGCGGCCCTTGGTGGACCCAGGACTTCGGGGCGAAGCTGTGA
- a CDS encoding TetR/AcrR family transcriptional regulator, translated as MSRPSDQVKRRELTDRVRAYLVRNGLAGLSLRPLAQALGTSDRMLLYYFGSKDAMVAEALALDERRPLLRARDTLAAEAAPRDPAGIRRFMEETWRQFGAPDLRRALPLYLEIMAASLIDPDRYGPVLSDVLAEWRDLLASAFRGLGMAEGRARTEAGLLVDTTFGLVVASLTEGGRERADAVFHALLDRLEPGWHVT; from the coding sequence ATGTCACGACCGTCCGACCAGGTGAAACGACGTGAGCTGACCGACCGCGTCCGCGCGTACCTGGTGCGCAACGGTCTGGCCGGGCTGTCCCTGCGCCCGCTCGCCCAGGCCCTGGGGACCAGCGACCGCATGCTCCTGTACTACTTCGGGAGCAAGGACGCCATGGTCGCCGAGGCCCTGGCCCTGGACGAGAGGCGACCGCTGCTGCGGGCCCGGGACACGCTCGCCGCCGAGGCCGCCCCGCGGGACCCGGCGGGAATCCGGCGCTTCATGGAGGAGACCTGGCGGCAGTTCGGGGCGCCCGACCTGCGCCGGGCCCTCCCCCTGTACCTCGAGATCATGGCCGCGAGCCTGATCGACCCCGACCGGTACGGGCCCGTCCTCAGTGACGTGCTGGCCGAGTGGAGGGACCTGCTCGCCTCCGCCTTCCGCGGCCTGGGCATGGCGGAGGGCCGGGCCCGTACCGAGGCGGGCCTCCTGGTCGACACGACGTTCGGCCTGGTCGTCGCCTCCTTGACCGAGGGCGGCCGGGAGCGGGCGGACGCGGTCTTCCACGCGCTCCTCGACCGGCTCGAACCCGGCTGGCACGTCACCTGA
- a CDS encoding ATP-binding protein: MEAAPTSWLARNMALWSRVLQPIRPFDAPRASVTPWEASWPLSRELTSARRARRLVTAQLDEWDLEELADTAELLVSELVTNALCHTRGPLRLNLCLRGDRLVCEVEDTDPVCPVRREADADAEGGRGTELLDLLAESWGSTCTPTGKTMWFEVPTETPS; encoded by the coding sequence GTGGAGGCTGCACCCACCTCGTGGCTCGCCAGGAACATGGCTCTCTGGTCGCGTGTCCTGCAACCGATCCGCCCGTTCGACGCACCCCGCGCGAGCGTCACCCCCTGGGAGGCCTCCTGGCCGCTGTCCCGGGAGCTGACCTCGGCCCGCCGGGCCCGCCGTCTGGTGACGGCCCAGCTGGACGAGTGGGATCTGGAGGAGCTGGCCGACACCGCGGAACTCCTGGTCAGCGAGCTGGTCACCAACGCCCTGTGCCACACGCGCGGCCCCCTGCGGCTCAACCTGTGCCTGCGCGGCGACCGCCTCGTGTGCGAGGTCGAGGACACGGACCCCGTCTGCCCCGTGCGCCGGGAGGCGGACGCCGACGCCGAGGGCGGTCGCGGCACCGAACTCCTCGACCTGCTCGCCGAGAGCTGGGGCAGCACGTGCACGCCCACGGGCAAGACCATGTGGTTCGAGGTGCCGACGGAGACCCCGTCGTAG
- a CDS encoding alpha/beta fold hydrolase yields the protein MTSTAVRGTTLHYDDTGSPAGLPVLLVHGHPFNRTLWAPQVEALVAAGHRVVTPDLRGYGASGVEQGTVHLSGFADDLVALLDHLEIERAVVGGVSMGGQIAMELQRGHAHRVRALVLSDTSAPAETAEGKALRNRMADRLLAEGMDGYADEVIGKMLADYNVTAMPDVAEHVLRMMRATDPRGAAAALRGRAERPDYRDTLAAVRSPVLIVVGADDVFTPVADAEAIKALVPHAVLTVVDGAGHLPGAEQPERFNAALLDFLATHVSTRS from the coding sequence ATGACTTCCACAGCCGTGCGCGGTACGACGCTCCACTACGACGACACGGGCTCCCCGGCCGGGCTGCCCGTCCTGCTCGTCCACGGGCATCCCTTCAACCGGACCCTGTGGGCCCCTCAGGTCGAAGCGCTCGTCGCGGCCGGACACCGGGTCGTCACCCCGGACCTGCGCGGCTACGGAGCCAGCGGGGTGGAGCAGGGCACCGTTCATCTCTCCGGGTTCGCCGACGACCTCGTGGCGCTCCTGGACCATCTGGAGATCGAGCGTGCCGTGGTGGGCGGGGTCTCGATGGGCGGGCAGATCGCCATGGAACTCCAGCGCGGCCACGCCCACCGCGTCCGCGCGCTCGTCCTGTCGGACACCTCCGCGCCCGCCGAGACGGCCGAGGGCAAGGCCCTCCGCAACCGGATGGCAGACCGACTCCTCGCCGAGGGGATGGACGGCTACGCGGACGAGGTCATCGGCAAGATGCTCGCCGACTACAACGTCACCGCGATGCCGGACGTCGCCGAGCACGTACTGCGCATGATGCGCGCCACCGATCCCCGCGGAGCCGCCGCGGCCCTGCGCGGCCGGGCCGAGCGTCCGGACTACCGGGACACCCTCGCCGCCGTGCGGTCCCCCGTGCTGATCGTCGTCGGCGCCGACGACGTCTTCACGCCGGTGGCGGACGCCGAGGCCATCAAGGCGCTCGTCCCGCACGCGGTGCTGACCGTCGTCGACGGTGCCGGTCACCTTCCCGGCGCCGAACAGCCGGAGCGGTTCAACGCCGCGCTCCTCGACTTCCTGGCCACCCACGTGAGCACCCGGAGCTGA
- a CDS encoding MHYT domain-containing protein, protein MNGTIDGFSYGLVTPVAAYVMACVGSALGLRCVVRTVHHEPGWRLGWLALGASALGCGIWTMHFIAMTGFSVAETPITYDVPLTVLSLLVAIVVVSAGVFIVGHRGATRAALTVGGSITGLGVATMHYLGMFAMQLNGDLRYNAFTVTLSVVVALVAATAALWAAVSVQGFVRTLGASLVMGLAVTGMHYTGMAAVSVHLHNTIGSAVAGQEGSSLLLPMLLGPILFLILAAAIVMFDPVLILGDKNWDKQTKTRSKVVARGNTMPVQVSGIQDAPAPMAHSAPAAGNWQSAPAQWPAADERAQYRDTGAGDPYGARYEGE, encoded by the coding sequence ATGAACGGCACGATCGACGGCTTCAGTTACGGGCTGGTCACCCCGGTGGCCGCCTACGTCATGGCCTGTGTGGGCTCGGCGCTGGGGCTGCGCTGCGTGGTGCGCACGGTGCACCACGAGCCCGGATGGAGGCTGGGCTGGCTCGCCCTGGGGGCCAGTGCCCTGGGCTGCGGCATCTGGACGATGCACTTCATCGCCATGACGGGCTTCTCCGTCGCGGAGACCCCCATCACCTACGACGTCCCGCTGACCGTGCTCAGTCTCCTCGTGGCGATCGTGGTGGTCTCCGCGGGCGTGTTCATCGTCGGGCACCGCGGTGCGACGCGCGCCGCCCTGACCGTGGGCGGGTCCATCACCGGCCTCGGCGTCGCGACGATGCACTACCTCGGCATGTTCGCGATGCAGCTCAACGGGGACCTCCGCTACAACGCGTTCACCGTGACCCTGTCCGTGGTCGTCGCCCTCGTCGCGGCGACCGCCGCGCTGTGGGCCGCCGTCTCCGTGCAGGGCTTCGTCCGCACCCTCGGCGCGAGCCTCGTCATGGGCCTGGCCGTCACCGGCATGCACTACACCGGCATGGCCGCCGTGAGCGTCCACCTCCACAACACCATCGGTTCGGCCGTCGCGGGCCAGGAGGGAAGCTCGCTCCTCCTGCCGATGCTCCTGGGCCCGATCCTCTTCTTGATCCTCGCCGCGGCCATCGTCATGTTCGACCCGGTCCTGATCCTCGGCGACAAGAACTGGGACAAGCAGACCAAGACGCGGTCCAAGGTCGTCGCACGCGGAAACACCATGCCGGTGCAGGTGTCCGGGATCCAGGACGCTCCCGCGCCGATGGCGCACAGCGCGCCGGCGGCCGGCAACTGGCAGTCGGCGCCGGCCCAGTGGCCCGCCGCCGACGAGCGCGCGCAGTACAGGGACACGGGCGCCGGTGACCCCTACGGGGCCCGGTACGAGGGGGAGTAA
- the msrA gene encoding peptide-methionine (S)-S-oxide reductase MsrA, with translation MSGNEEKALLAGGCFWGVQDLIRTLPGVLDTRVGYSGGDVPNATYRNHGTHAEAIEITFDPTKTDYRTILEYFFQIHDPSTKNRQGNDIGLSYRSAIFYVDDEQKRVAEETIADVDASGLWPGKVVTEVAPAGPFWEAEPEHQDYLQRYPDGYTCHFVRPNWRLPRRAEA, from the coding sequence ATGAGCGGGAACGAGGAGAAGGCGCTGCTGGCGGGCGGCTGCTTCTGGGGCGTACAGGATCTGATCAGGACGTTGCCGGGTGTTCTGGACACGCGGGTGGGGTACAGCGGCGGCGACGTGCCGAACGCGACGTACCGCAATCACGGCACGCATGCCGAGGCGATCGAGATCACGTTCGATCCCACGAAGACGGACTACCGGACGATCCTGGAGTACTTCTTCCAGATCCACGACCCGTCGACGAAGAACCGCCAGGGCAACGACATCGGTCTCAGCTACCGGTCCGCCATCTTCTACGTCGACGACGAGCAGAAGCGGGTCGCCGAGGAGACCATCGCCGACGTGGACGCCTCCGGGCTGTGGCCGGGGAAGGTCGTCACCGAGGTCGCGCCGGCCGGCCCGTTCTGGGAGGCGGAGCCGGAGCACCAGGACTATCTCCAGCGCTACCCCGACGGCTACACCTGCCACTTCGTACGTCCCAACTGGCGCCTGCCGAGGCGTGCGGAGGCCTGA
- a CDS encoding MFS transporter — MSRVTKPTAGRDRPLAFAPPDSRRRGLALAAVLTAEAMNLLDATIVQVAGPVIHADLGGARATIPWFSAAYTLAFALGLPTGARLGDLAGRRRVFRVGVVVFAATSLACALAPGAAALIALRAVQGAAAAAIIPQTFGLIRAMYRGGELTRALGMIGPVMGLSAVLGPVLGGVLTHADVFGSSWRAVFLVNLPPAAAVLAVSVFLTEDRAPVRPRLDPAGTVLAMLGTALVVCPLTAGNPGPARWAVAASGAMVLGAFVAHQRRAGRSGRAPLIEPALLRGRAFPAALATSTLFFAVMNGVMITVVLHLELGLHDGPLTAGLTLLPWSAGLAAGSWAAGTHLVTRYGTRVLHTGIGVLAAGLVAAFLAYRSADPESYPRLLPAALAVAGLGTGLFTPPFFSTALGGVGPQETGSAAGLLNAVQQLGGTLGVAVVGGVYLGAAGDARAAAQQALGVTAIVLAAAAVAAGVMTTRRTGR; from the coding sequence ATGTCCCGCGTCACGAAACCCACCGCCGGCCGCGACCGGCCCCTCGCCTTCGCCCCGCCCGACTCCCGTCGCCGCGGACTGGCGCTCGCCGCGGTGCTCACCGCGGAGGCCATGAATCTCCTCGACGCCACGATCGTCCAGGTCGCAGGACCCGTGATCCACGCCGACCTCGGCGGCGCGCGGGCGACGATCCCCTGGTTCAGCGCCGCCTACACCCTCGCGTTCGCCCTCGGGCTGCCGACGGGCGCCCGGCTCGGCGACCTCGCGGGCCGCAGGCGGGTCTTCCGCGTCGGCGTCGTCGTGTTCGCCGCCACGTCCCTGGCCTGCGCCCTGGCGCCCGGCGCCGCGGCCCTGATCGCGCTGCGTGCGGTGCAGGGCGCGGCGGCGGCCGCGATCATCCCGCAGACGTTCGGGCTGATCCGCGCGATGTACCGGGGCGGCGAACTCACCCGGGCTCTGGGCATGATCGGTCCGGTCATGGGCCTGTCCGCGGTCCTCGGCCCGGTGCTCGGCGGCGTGCTGACCCATGCCGATGTGTTCGGGTCCTCGTGGCGCGCGGTGTTCCTCGTGAACCTTCCGCCGGCCGCAGCGGTCCTGGCCGTGTCCGTGTTCCTGACCGAGGACCGCGCGCCGGTACGGCCCCGTCTCGACCCCGCGGGCACCGTTCTGGCCATGCTCGGCACCGCGCTCGTGGTGTGCCCGCTGACCGCCGGGAACCCGGGACCCGCCCGCTGGGCCGTCGCCGCCTCGGGGGCCATGGTGCTGGGCGCGTTCGTGGCCCATCAGCGGCGGGCCGGGCGCTCCGGCCGGGCCCCGCTGATCGAACCCGCCCTGCTGCGGGGGCGGGCCTTCCCTGCCGCCCTGGCCACCTCGACGCTGTTCTTCGCCGTCATGAACGGCGTCATGATCACCGTGGTCCTGCACCTCGAACTCGGCCTCCACGACGGCCCGCTCACCGCGGGTCTCACCCTGCTGCCGTGGTCCGCGGGCCTCGCGGCGGGTTCCTGGGCCGCCGGTACGCATCTGGTCACGCGGTACGGGACCCGTGTGCTGCACACCGGGATCGGCGTCCTCGCGGCCGGTCTGGTCGCCGCTTTCCTCGCCTACCGGAGCGCGGACCCGGAATCGTATCCGCGCCTGCTGCCCGCGGCGCTCGCCGTCGCGGGGCTCGGCACCGGGCTGTTCACCCCGCCGTTCTTCAGCACGGCGCTCGGCGGTGTCGGTCCGCAGGAGACCGGTTCGGCCGCCGGCCTGCTGAACGCCGTGCAGCAGCTCGGCGGCACACTCGGTGTCGCGGTCGTCGGCGGCGTCTATCTGGGCGCGGCCGGAGACGCGCGTGCGGCGGCCCAGCAGGCGCTGGGGGTCACCGCGATCGTCCTCGCCGCCGCGGCGGTGGCGGCCGGGGTCATGACCACGCGCCGCACCGGCCGCTGA
- a CDS encoding AsnC family transcriptional regulator, whose amino-acid sequence MFVLDELDRGLIHALHVDARAPFTLVAEVLGCSTQTVVRRYRRLYALAGLRVVALPTPRSSGTNQWFVRLTAATRSAHDIATALARRPDTSWVRLTSGGTEIVAIIHTPPAGQDAHALLLRDIPRTAGITAVSAHQMLHMYLGGPTAWRGRIGALDADQEARLRAESPTADGPDTRNAPDAAAHLLKDADRRLLSALRKDARLSYAELAAATGTTASTVARRLAELRARGALFFDIDIDPALLGVTVSALLWMEVAPAHLDTVATELARHEELAVVAATTGPTNLVAHALCGDAAALHHYLTRRVAWDAVTRIETAPVLRTYKAATTLRLG is encoded by the coding sequence ATGTTCGTACTGGATGAGCTGGACCGGGGTCTGATCCATGCCCTGCATGTGGACGCGCGGGCGCCGTTCACGCTCGTCGCCGAGGTCCTCGGCTGCTCGACGCAGACGGTGGTCCGCCGCTACCGCCGGCTGTACGCCCTGGCGGGCCTGCGCGTCGTCGCCCTCCCCACGCCACGGAGTTCCGGCACGAACCAGTGGTTCGTACGACTGACCGCGGCGACCCGCAGCGCACACGACATCGCGACGGCGCTCGCCCGGCGCCCGGACACCTCCTGGGTGCGGCTGACCTCCGGCGGTACGGAGATCGTCGCGATCATCCACACCCCGCCCGCGGGTCAGGACGCGCACGCGCTGCTGCTGCGGGACATCCCCCGCACCGCCGGGATCACCGCCGTGTCCGCGCACCAGATGCTGCACATGTACCTGGGCGGTCCGACCGCCTGGCGCGGTCGGATCGGCGCCCTCGACGCGGACCAGGAGGCACGGCTGCGCGCCGAGTCGCCCACCGCGGACGGGCCGGACACCCGGAACGCCCCCGACGCCGCGGCCCATCTCCTCAAGGACGCGGACCGCCGACTGCTGTCGGCATTGCGCAAGGACGCACGCCTCAGCTACGCGGAACTGGCCGCCGCCACCGGTACCACCGCGTCCACCGTGGCCCGCAGGCTGGCGGAACTGCGGGCGCGCGGCGCGCTGTTCTTCGACATCGACATCGATCCGGCGCTGCTGGGCGTGACCGTGTCGGCGCTGCTGTGGATGGAGGTGGCCCCCGCCCATCTGGACACGGTGGCGACAGAGTTGGCCCGCCACGAGGAACTCGCGGTGGTCGCGGCGACGACCGGTCCGACCAACCTCGTCGCCCACGCCCTGTGCGGCGACGCGGCGGCCCTGCACCACTATCTGACGCGGAGGGTAGCCTGGGACGCCGTCACACGGATCGAGACGGCGCCGGTCCTGCGTACCTACAAGGCCGCCACCACGCTCCGCCTCGGCTGA
- a CDS encoding nuclear transport factor 2 family protein — protein sequence MSRNKQTVETYLDGFRKNDHAQILSCLTDDIEWTVFGGFHLTGKEAYDAAIEGPGFVPPPRLDVVRMVEEDDVVMAELTGTVNRDTGEPMRMSMAEVFRMRDGKICERRAWVVELKRNDYL from the coding sequence ATGTCACGGAACAAGCAGACCGTCGAGACCTATCTGGACGGCTTCCGGAAGAACGATCACGCACAGATCCTGAGTTGCCTCACCGACGACATCGAGTGGACGGTCTTCGGCGGCTTCCATCTGACCGGCAAGGAGGCCTACGACGCCGCCATCGAGGGCCCCGGCTTCGTCCCGCCGCCCCGGCTCGACGTCGTCCGCATGGTGGAGGAGGACGACGTGGTCATGGCCGAACTCACGGGCACGGTGAACCGGGACACGGGAGAACCGATGCGCATGTCGATGGCCGAGGTGTTCCGCATGCGCGACGGGAAGATCTGCGAGCGCCGCGCGTGGGTGGTCGAGCTCAAGCGGAACGACTATCTCTGA